In Thermospira aquatica, the following proteins share a genomic window:
- a CDS encoding nitroreductase family protein produces MHIQELVKSSRSFRRFDERVEIPEKKQRKWLEALRYIPSARNLQPLRYVVVRSFEARERFFPLLGWAAYLKGKGTPQQGERPTLYVVIGYDTRLSPSLPAIDIGIAAQTLLLLARADGYGGCVIGSFDPEKIKNLLEVDDHFGVGLVVALGKPKEKIKIVPVTGSIEYYRDEKGTHYVPKRALSELWIKTL; encoded by the coding sequence ATGCACATACAGGAACTGGTAAAAAGCAGTCGAAGTTTTCGTCGTTTTGATGAACGTGTGGAAATCCCTGAGAAAAAGCAAAGGAAATGGCTGGAGGCTCTCCGATATATCCCATCGGCGAGGAATCTCCAGCCTCTCCGCTATGTGGTGGTACGTTCTTTTGAGGCAAGAGAGAGGTTCTTCCCTCTTCTTGGATGGGCGGCTTACCTCAAGGGTAAGGGTACTCCTCAACAGGGAGAACGCCCTACGCTGTATGTGGTTATAGGGTACGATACAAGGTTGTCTCCTTCTCTTCCTGCGATAGATATAGGGATTGCTGCTCAAACACTTCTTCTTCTTGCTCGAGCAGATGGCTATGGCGGATGTGTGATAGGAAGTTTTGATCCCGAGAAAATAAAAAACCTTCTCGAGGTCGATGATCACTTTGGTGTAGGACTGGTTGTGGCTCTTGGTAAACCAAAAGAAAAGATAAAAATTGTTCCTGTGACGGGTAGTATAGAGTACTATCGGGATGAAAAGGGTACCCATTACGTACCAAAACGTGCACTCTCCGAGCTCTGGATAAAAACACTCTGA